Genomic segment of Rhodothermales bacterium:
CCCGATCTTCGAACAGGACCGTCACATGGAACGGCAGCGAACCGCTGTCGTCGTCGTCGCCGTGCACATAGACGAGACGCGACGGAGGATCCATCTCCAGGTAGTCGATCCGGTTCGGGTAGTCTGTCCCGTCCGGCCCATGCATGATGTAGCGCCAGACGCCTCCCGGCCGGAAATCCATCTCGATCGTCTCGTTGCGAAACCCGCTGGGCCCCCACCAGGCATCGATATGGACCGGTTCGGACCACGCCTTGAATACCCGCTCCCGGGGTGCGTCGAAGTGACGCGAGAAGACGATTTCTCGATCGGATGCCGTCGCATCCTCGTGCGTTCGGTTCGCCATGTCGGTTCAGGCGCCGGCGGCGCAGTTGATCATCCACTTGATCCCGAAGCGATCCGTCAGGCTGCCGAAGTAGCCGCCCCAGAACATATCGGTCAGCGGCATGCTCACGACGCCCCCATCGGCGAGCGCGGCAAAGAGCCTGTCCGACTCCGCCCGCGTATCAGGCTCCAGGTTGAGATGCATGTTGCTGCCGGCGACGAGGGAAAAACCCATCGACTCGGGCGCGTCGGTGCCCATCAGCACATGCCCTCCCAGGATGGGTAGTTCGATGTGCATGA
This window contains:
- a CDS encoding SRPBCC family protein; its protein translation is MANRTHEDATASDREIVFSRHFDAPRERVFKAWSEPVHIDAWWGPSGFRNETIEMDFRPGGVWRYIMHGPDGTDYPNRIDYLEMDPPSRLVYVHGDDDDSGSLPFHVTVLFEDRDGGTRITMRCLFDSVEECERVKGFGAVEGGMQTLDRLALYLDAGA
- a CDS encoding VOC family protein, which gives rise to MARVSTYLNFPRETEAAFTFYKSVFGTEFTGTIMRFGDMPPQPGQPPLSDADKRLIMHIELPILGGHVLMGTDAPESMGFSLVAGSNMHLNLEPDTRAESDRLFAALADGGVVSMPLTDMFWGGYFGSLTDRFGIKWMINCAAGA